The Pseudofrankia inefficax genome window below encodes:
- a CDS encoding Clp protease N-terminal domain-containing protein: MRPRFGPGAREVIGSAVAEARLRGDRRIGTEHLLLGVLRHPDTAAARALAVDLADARAALGALDREALAVLGIDVSPGLPAPAGGPCLAPGDPWGSPDEEPAAGRLFGGHRAPPSPEQVARLRAALSSGARAVLAGSIGAAPHDPAGRVTPELVLAALLERQPPDPAAALLARLGVDPAVARARLTAPHPRPPSG, translated from the coding sequence ATGCGACCGCGGTTCGGCCCCGGTGCCCGCGAGGTGATCGGCTCGGCGGTCGCCGAGGCCCGGCTGCGCGGCGACCGCCGGATCGGCACCGAGCATCTGCTGCTCGGGGTGCTGCGCCACCCGGACACCGCCGCGGCCCGCGCGCTGGCGGTGGACCTCGCCGACGCCCGCGCCGCGCTGGGGGCGCTCGACCGGGAGGCGCTCGCGGTCCTCGGCATCGACGTGAGCCCCGGGCTTCCCGCCCCCGCGGGCGGGCCGTGCCTGGCCCCCGGCGACCCGTGGGGATCCCCGGACGAGGAACCCGCCGCCGGCCGGCTCTTCGGCGGGCACCGGGCCCCGCCGAGCCCCGAACAGGTCGCGCGGCTGCGGGCGGCCCTGAGTTCGGGTGCCCGCGCGGTGCTGGCCGGCTCGATCGGCGCCGCTCCGCACGACCCGGCCGGACGCGTCACCCCGGAGCTCGTCCTGGCGGCGCTGCTCGAGCGGCAGCCACCGGACCCCGCGGCCGCGCTGCTGGCCCGCCTCGGTGTCGACCCCGCGGTGGCCCGCGCCCGGCTCACCGCGCCACACCCACGCCCACCCAGCGGCTGA